From Micromonospora auratinigra:
GACCCCCCGGCGCGTACCGGTCCAGGCCGCCCGGCGTGCAGAACGGAGAGATGACGAGGTGACGCGTGCCCTCGAAACGCGGCGGCCGGGCGCCGGGCACACCCAGCGCGTGGAAGATCATCTCCCGCGCGCCGTCGGGGAGTTCCCACTCAGCCCGGCGCAGGTCCTCCGCCAGCGCCTCGACCGCCCCTTGCCGGCCGGGCGGTAGCGGCGCGACCGCCAGCCGCACCGCATGCCGCACAAGATCAAACAGAGGCCGGTTGTCCGCCCTCGGTCGCGCGCCGATCGCCCCGTCCAGGCGCAGGCAGACGTCCCAGCTGCGGTCCTTGGTCAGGTTCCGGCTGAGTACCAGCAGCCGCAGCGACGTCTCGCCGGTCGTCTCGTCGCGGAAGCGCAGCGCCCACACTTTCGGGTGAAACAGGTGCCCGGGCTTGGGCCGGCGTACCTGGTGCACCATGGGCTCCACGAAAGCCAGCAGCGCCGACCGCGTCGGGGGCACGGTGATCTGCCCGGCCTGACAGAACACATCGATCCGGTCGGCGCAGCGCCGCACCCCCTCCATCACCGTGATCGGGTCCGTCGACTCCCGCATACCGTGCGCGGCGAACGCCAACGGCGCGATCAGCAGGCTCTCCAGGTCCAGGGTGAACGTCAACGCCACGGCCCGGGACAGCTGCGCGCCCGCTGGAGGTCGCAGCGCCTCGAGCAGCAGGGCGCGGGAGTCAGGCGCGAGCACCGGCAGCCTCCGGCAAGGTAGTGGCGCAGCCGTCGTGGATGTCGGCGAGGATCCGGCGCACCTGCGGCCACCGGAACACCAGTTGCCGACTTCCCGACGCGCCACTCCACGTGCGCAGCAGCTTGTCGTTGACCAACCGCGACTGGCCCTTCTTCACCGACCGTTCCCGCTCGTCCACGAGAGCCCGCAGACCCCGGTCGATGGCCGCGTCACCGGCGGCTCCGCTGGTCACCGCGTCGAGCCACCGCTCGATGAACTGACGGGCCGCCGCGTTCGTGGCGATCCGCGGGTTCTGCTCGATCACCCTGGCCCACATCCCCGACCGTTGCCAGCCCTTGAGGCCCGGCAACGCCGCCACCCGATCGCTCCACTCCCGCAGAGCTTCGCGGTACCCATCCGCCGGATTCTCGTGCTCGGTCAGACCAGCTTGCTCGTAGCGCTCGGCCACGAGCAGGTTGTACAGCAACGCCGCCCCGTGCATCGCCAGCGAGAACCGCTGCGCGTCTCTGACCACGGAACCGACCGGCTCCGGCGCGGCGAGTGCCGCAGGCTCCCATGGCACGTCACCGTCGGCGACGGGCCGGTGCTCGGGTTGGAGCAGGAACGCCAACAGTGTGTCCGGCGCTGCGGCAAGCAGCCTCTCCCGCAGCCACCGGGCCTCCTGCGGAGGCAACGTCAGCCCGCCGTCGACCTCATTCGGGAAGTTCGCCGGCGCTGTCGGCAGCGTCGCATGCCACGGGCCGCTTGACTGGTCGGCCAGCTCATCGGCCTCGGACGAACCAGACGTCACCCGTCGGTCCGCGATGTCGTCGTCACCTGTGCGGATGCCGTACCGCAGTAGCGCCGCCGCGTAGATGGTCGACGGCAGGATCCGCACCCCGACACCAGCCCGCCGCCCGATCACACCCTCGGTATCAGCCCCGCGCAGCAGCGCGGCGATCACCTTCCGCTCGGTGCCGTCCACCTGCGCGGAGAGGCGCTCACCGCGCAGCCCGCGCCGCTGCGCCTCCTGAAAACACCACGGCACGATCAGCAGATACCGTGCCCGGGTCTGCAGCACCGACGTTCCGGGAAACAGCAGGTCGCTGAACGCGTCGCGTACCTGCCCGACACCCAGCTCGTCCCGGCTCTCCGCGTCGCTGAACAGCTTGAGCAGCTCACGCATCTGACTCTGATCATCACGGGAACTGTCCAACCAGCTCAACCCCGAGGCCATCCACACCCTCCGCTCATTCGTTCGCGCCATCGATGAGTTCGCGGAGCGGACCGGTCGGGAGCGCGATCCAGCCCTCGACACACGCGGTCGGCCGCTGCTCGTCACTCGGCTGGGCCGCCATGCCGATCGCCGCAGCGCGCGCGTTCACGGCCGCGATCACCGAGTCGAACGCGTCATGGCTGCGTCGACACAGCCCCTCGAACGCCCCCAGATCCAGCCAGGGCGCCGCCTCGCCAAGCGCAGTCACCAACTGGGCGTGCTGTACCTGCTGGCCTCGGCCCTTGTAACCGCGGTGCGCCAATCCCCAGCGGTACAGGGCCGCCGCTGGATACACCTCCACGACTCTCCCGCCGCCAGTACGGTCCACGTCGTGTCCGGCGGCGGCGAGCATCGCCAACAACCCGGCGCAGCGGAAGGCGGCGTGCGCGATGCGGTCCGCGGACACGCTCAGCGGGATGATGCCGGTCTCCTGGCGGACCACCTCGTCCGTCAGCCGGTACGCCAGGCCACGGCGCCACTGGGCGCCATCGCCATCAGCGACGGCGATCTGGCCGAGGCGGTGGGCCTGCACGAGCGCGACGAAAGGCTCCGGCCAGCCGAGGGGACAATCCAGCCCCACCTTGTCCACATGCTCGCTGGCCCCGACGATGCGGGCGTCGCTGACGTCGAGGACCAGGTCCCGCACCACCGCCCTGCCCGGTAGCCATTCGACCGTGGCCATCGCCGTACGCGTGTCCGCCGCTGCAAGGTCGACGCCGAGGGTCAGCACCGCACCACTGTAGGTGCCACCGGCTTGAATGGATATGCCTTACATGCCGTCGTTGTGCGGCGGCTCAGTCGTGCTTCTGACCAAGACGGCGGCCGAAGAGCCCCAGCGAATAGCCGCCTGCTGCGCCGCTCAGCACAGCACCTTGTTCGTGCTCGCCTCGGCGTCGGATATACGGCAGAGAGACATGCTGACATCCCGCGCGCGAGGTGCCATCATCGGATCTCGATCTCTACGTCGAAAGAGGCGCGGGTGGTCAGGCGTCGCACGATCAACGACTGGTACCTCGACCACGGCTCACCATCGGCGGGCGACATGACCGATGACGAGGCTCCTGATCGTGGTCCCGATGCGTGGCTGGATCGAGCTGTGGCCGGACCCGATCGTGCTGCCGCTTCTCGCGGTATCAAATTCGGGCGGCCCGCCCGCCGGCGTGGGAAGGCGGACGTGACGGTCAAGCCTGATGCCGTTCGGCATGCGCCGAAGCCGTCAACTCGCGAACTCGACAGTGAGATCTCGACTATTCTCCGGTCCGGTGCAGACGAATCGGTGCAGCAAATTCTTCACCGCAAGGGCGGCGGTTGGGCCCGCCTGACGTCCAAAGATGTCGCTGTCGCCGTGCGGCGGGTCCAGTCCCGGATCAGACGCACACCGAAGCCGCAGAAGAAGGCGACGGCAGCCGCGGCAACTCGACCCATCGAGAGGCTCCCTTCTGCGGAGGAGGTCCGCCGGACTGTCCTGCGCATCCACTTGCGTCACCCGCTGTGGGCAACCTGGGAGATTTCGCGCTATCTTCGCGACATGGGGTGGTCGAACGTGTCGACCGATCTGGTGAGGAGCATCCTTCCGCCACCTGGTATGGCGATACCTGGTACGAGAATCTCGACCCCGAAAAGACGCCGAGGCAAGGCCGGTAAGGGGCGAGCCGGTTCGAAAGTCAGCAAGGCGACACAGCAAGAGGCTCCGGTCGGCAAGATCGAATCAAACCGATCTGCATCAACTGCGGCTCGTCAGCTGCAGACCAGGGATCGCTGGATGCCGTCCAAGGTCGACGCGCGGGGAGTGGAGTTCTGCCCGTCATGTGAGGTGCGGATCTCGGTGAACGGGTCGTGCCGCTGCTCCTGAGCGTCGGTACGGGAGCCGAGGCGTAGGGGTTGCAGTCCTCCGTCAATACCTATCGCAGCACCTACTGGCGTTGAACGGCGCTGAAGCAGACATCGGCGATCCGATGGCACCGGTGATGGCGGGCCGAGCAAGGAATCCCTGGCGGGATGACCTCGTCAGGAGTGGCGGACGAACTCCACGACCTCGGAGTCTGTGCGCACGCCGCGAGCCTTGAAGCCTGCTGCCGCTACCGCTTTGCAGAGTGAGTTCTGCGACGAGTACCAGTAGGGGAGGTGCTTGCGGGCCGAGGGGGCAAGGGTGTCGCCGAGGATGTCTTCGATCTCACCGAAAGTCATGGACGTCGCCTCGATATCCAGCGCCGCCAGGTAGTCCGCGAGTGGCTGGTACTTGCCGCTCGTTTCTGCGTCCGGCGCTGTCGTGGGCGGTGTGGCGCCCGGGCCAAGAACATCCACGACCTCTGACGGGATGCGGATGGCGCTCAGGGGGCCGGCGTCGATGTACACCGGGGTCATCATCGGTGTGACGGAGGGCGGTAGAACTTTGGCGGCCTGCAGGTCGGCGGTGATGCGTGCGGTGGGTCGGGTGATGCCGCGCAGCATGCGGTCCTCGTGGTAACCGCAGAGGGTGTAGATGTTCTCCCGACTGATGGCGCCTCCAGCGGATGCGGCAGCAGTGATCACATCAGCGAGGTCACGTCGGCCTTCGCCGCGCAGCTGCTGGAGCAGCATGTCCACCGCTTCCGCGGTCCACATGCCAGGATCGTGGAGATCGGGACGGTTGACGTCGGCGTCTCGGGCGGACTCCGGGTTCACCTCGACGTCGAGAGCCTGGGATCGGTTGAGCAGGTCGCTGGCTCGCATCAGGAACAACTGGTGGCCCGTGCTGTCGAAGAACTCCTTCGTCATCTCCTGTCGCGGTCCGATCATGTCCGGCCCGCGGCGCCACCACCAGTCCTCTTTCTCGTCGTTCGTGACGATGATGAGGTCCATATCCCGCGTTTTCGCCTCGTGGCATGCCTGCTGGTAGACGAGGTAGTCACCGGCGGCGCCCTCTGGGTGCTGGTCGGCCTTGTCGGCGTCCAGGTAGCCGGGAGGTATGGATGCGTCAACGC
This genomic window contains:
- a CDS encoding DUF6361 family protein gives rise to the protein MARTNERRVWMASGLSWLDSSRDDQSQMRELLKLFSDAESRDELGVGQVRDAFSDLLFPGTSVLQTRARYLLIVPWCFQEAQRRGLRGERLSAQVDGTERKVIAALLRGADTEGVIGRRAGVGVRILPSTIYAAALLRYGIRTGDDDIADRRVTSGSSEADELADQSSGPWHATLPTAPANFPNEVDGGLTLPPQEARWLRERLLAAAPDTLLAFLLQPEHRPVADGDVPWEPAALAAPEPVGSVVRDAQRFSLAMHGAALLYNLLVAERYEQAGLTEHENPADGYREALREWSDRVAALPGLKGWQRSGMWARVIEQNPRIATNAAARQFIERWLDAVTSGAAGDAAIDRGLRALVDERERSVKKGQSRLVNDKLLRTWSGASGSRQLVFRWPQVRRILADIHDGCATTLPEAAGARA
- a CDS encoding DUF429 domain-containing protein; protein product: MLTLGVDLAAADTRTAMATVEWLPGRAVVRDLVLDVSDARIVGASEHVDKVGLDCPLGWPEPFVALVQAHRLGQIAVADGDGAQWRRGLAYRLTDEVVRQETGIIPLSVSADRIAHAAFRCAGLLAMLAAAGHDVDRTGGGRVVEVYPAAALYRWGLAHRGYKGRGQQVQHAQLVTALGEAAPWLDLGAFEGLCRRSHDAFDSVIAAVNARAAAIGMAAQPSDEQRPTACVEGWIALPTGPLRELIDGANE
- a CDS encoding PIN-like domain-containing protein encodes the protein MAGLFDGFEGYRVASEAESRQALTTALVAVDANVLLNLYRYNARTTADLLAIFEKLEDRLVVPYQAMREFHRNRLSAIGNPEHATGEARAALEKSRAAAVRALETWSKQLAIDDAELQRLHADVDEVFQRLRDAIASATPDRVHPSTPADADPVLSRLSALLAGKVLGRPEDKVWNGLIAEGNKRVDASIPPGYLDADKADQHPEGAAGDYLVYQQACHEAKTRDMDLIIVTNDEKEDWWWRRGPDMIGPRQEMTKEFFDSTGHQLFLMRASDLLNRSQALDVEVNPESARDADVNRPDLHDPGMWTAEAVDMLLQQLRGEGRRDLADVITAAASAGGAISRENIYTLCGYHEDRMLRGITRPTARITADLQAAKVLPPSVTPMMTPVYIDAGPLSAIRIPSEVVDVLGPGATPPTTAPDAETSGKYQPLADYLAALDIEATSMTFGEIEDILGDTLAPSARKHLPYWYSSQNSLCKAVAAAGFKARGVRTDSEVVEFVRHS